In one window of Cytophagaceae bacterium ABcell3 DNA:
- a CDS encoding Rrf2 family transcriptional regulator has translation MLSITCKVAIKAVIFIGFRYMSERKSGIKEIAGFINESEHTVGKTLQKLVKDDVVKSAKGPGGGFYITPEQKEQPISKIIEAVDGKEVFNSCGLGLSRCSDEHPCPIHKFYKPIRDMYRSVCHEKKIGDLDESVFKGVAYLSD, from the coding sequence ATGTTGAGTATCACATGTAAAGTAGCTATTAAGGCAGTAATATTTATCGGTTTCCGATATATGTCCGAAAGAAAATCAGGCATTAAGGAAATAGCTGGTTTTATTAATGAAAGTGAACATACGGTAGGAAAGACCCTGCAAAAGCTCGTCAAGGATGATGTAGTTAAAAGTGCCAAAGGACCTGGGGGCGGTTTTTATATTACGCCAGAACAGAAAGAACAGCCCATTTCCAAAATTATTGAAGCTGTTGATGGCAAAGAGGTTTTTAACAGTTGCGGTCTAGGGTTGAGTCGGTGTTCTGACGAGCATCCTTGCCCTATACATAAATTTTACAAGCCAATCAGGGATATGTACAGGAGTGTCTGTCATGAAAAGAAAATAGGAGATCTTGATGAATCTGTTTTTAAAGGGGTTGCATACCTTTCCGATTAG